ATCAAGCTCCTTGATTCGAGTAAGCTACTTGGCTTATTGCTGTTTCCGAACTCCGATCTTCTGTCCAAATCCGTCCGTGAGCCTGACTTGagggtttttcttttgggaaCTGGTAGGAAAAAAGAGCAATACGCAGCCAGGCAAAGGAAAAAGGAATATACTTGGCTTCTCATTGGCCAGATGGCGCTGTTAATTTGCCCTAATTTACTCCTCGTCACAGTTCTAGGTGGGATCGCTCGAGTGGTTGGGCCGGTCATGGGAATCGTGCTTTCGCTGCCCAACGAACAAGTCCACGCGAGATCATTACAGTTCGGATAAATTCTGAACATCTTTGCACGGAGGGTCCAAGAGGGCCATTTTCTAAATGAGTGGCGTGCTCGAGGGTGTTGATATCGTTCCATGATCTGATTGTTAAGCATCGATTATCCGACGACTGGAGGTTTTGCACTTGGGATCAAGAATATGGTTCAGGTACAGGGTGTACTGCTGGAGCAGATATTTGGTTTACTGATCCTCATCCTCTTCCGAAAGAGTACGAATAGTAGTGTATGCATCAATGACCAATGTaaatgtgtttttttttttgtgcgtgGTAGAGGATATTAGCAACGACAACTTTTGAAACACCAGAGTGGATCGTTCCGTCTATCCAAGACTGGCTTCTTTTCTCTAGCAGGCCCGATGTAGCACCTTCAGATCGATCGACTATTTCCAGAAAAGCATTAGCAGAACGATCAGCCCCATATTTGAGTGACTTGGCTGCTTCCGTTAGACCCAGGACCCCTGCAGTGTAAATCATCCACGACTCCTTGTCGACATCTCATCCATTACGTATTGAGTACTTTTCTGAAATGATTCGACGACTAGCTAGTCATGAATGTCAGCTTTGGTGTCACCTAGGGCGTTGGGGAACTTTTTGGATGCATCAAGGTCAATTTTGACTGTGACCCTGTGCTGTGTGCTGTCTTTACTACTCATCTACCTATGAAggtccgttttttttttatttcccaTGCTGGATATATGCGTTTCTCTcttccgagagaccctgtaAGCATCGGATCCCACCTTTCGGAGATCTTGGCCTTGTGCACGCACCCGTCAGACACCTTGGAGCTGCCCTCCGTCTTGCTAGAGTCTCCTGATTGATCTTCGACCTGATAAAAACCCTAAAGCACCCGACACCCAGGGCGATTTCTAAAGCCAACACGGTACCCGGACGTTGAAGCAAAACCATCGCCGCTCGAAACGTCGAGGTCATTCAGGGCATCAATGGACGGCCACTCAAGGATCAAGACAGAAACGGGATTTGAGGAATCATTATAATCAGCACAGAAATGCCTGGATTCCAGAAGTGGTCCGACATGGCAGCGGTGGAGAGTGAAATAAACtaccagccgccgccgccggcattgtcgtcgccgtcgccaaaAATCCTCCCAACCTTGGAAGCAGAAAGCGGCGACATCTTTGCGCCCCTGCCTTGGGGTTCGATCCAAGGACTCACGGTGGTTACGGTGGTTGCGTGCCTGTCGTTTTTGGCGTGCCTGGTCTTGTCGATATACATCACCTGGAAACTAATATCTTGGAACCTCCGACCGTTCCCGCCGACTCCACCAAGCCACCAACAATACGGCTCGATTCCCGACCCACGCTCACAGACCGCTCTCGAGTATGGCGGTGCCAACATACCACCGGAGCACCTGTGTCCCCAGATGGAGACCAGCGACGAGGCGCCCGACGTCGCCGACGAGAAGTCTCCCAGGGGCGTCAGGCTCTTTGTCGAGCGGCTGAGGAGGGACCCCCCGAACCAGttcctcatcctcatctgCAACCTCCTGTGGGCCGACGTTCTGCAGTGCCTGGCCTTTATGCTGAGCATCCACTGGGCGGCGCAGGGCAGCATCGACACGCGGAGCAGGATATGCTGGGCGCAGGGGTGGTTTCTCGCCATTGGTGATTTGGGCTCCAGCCTGATGATCACCGCCATCGCCTTTCACACCTACCTCGGGGTAGTCAAGAATTACCGGCCAACCACCTGGGCCTTTTACGTAGGGCTCGTTTCGATGTGGCTGATTAATTATTTGTTTGCCATGGTGGGAGTGGTTTTGACTTGGCGATCACAGTCGCCCTTGTTTGCGCCGGTGGGGGTCTGGGTaagttccttttttttttcttttttttttttggttcgtGTCGATGCGCAAAAAGGCGCCAGTTTCAAATTTCCCCAGATTGCTGTCGAGTATCGTTCTGACAAGGGGGTCGTTCAGTGTGGCCTCAACCCCGAACGTCAAGACATCCGACTATATCTCCACTACCTGTGGACATCCCTCTCCATCTTCGTCATCACCGTGGTCTACATCTACATATACATCTACCTGCAACGCAGCAAAGACCAGAGCAGCACGGGCCAGCACTACCCCTACGGCCCTTATCATAAAATGCCACCACGACCCAAGACACCCTCCCCCGCCAGTCGGGAATCCAAAAACAGCAGCCCAGCCAGGCTATCGACGCCACCAATCGTCCACTCCCCACCGAAAAACATGCCCGACGACGAAGGCACCACAACCGCCCAGACAACAACAATAAACTTCAAGAGCCGCTCCTCCACCTCCAACAGCTCCCGATCaaataacaacaacaacaacaacaacaacaacaataacATCAGCACGCGCAACCCGGCCTTCCTCCTCTACCCCCTAATCTTCATACTCTGCACGGCGCCGCTGTCCTTTTGCAGCCTGGCGGGGCGGTCCAGCGCCGGCGTGCCCCAGGGCTACCTCTGCTTCGCGGCGGTGATGCTCGGGGCTGAGGGGCTGCTGGACGCGCTGCTGTACGCGACGACGCGGCGGCCCATCATCTTCTCGGGCGAGCAGCCGCCCACGCAGGACACGGGCATCGACACGTTTGCGTTTGTGCGCACGCCGCCGGGGCGCAAGTTTGGCAACGTGGTGTTTGTGCGGGGCGGGGAGGCGGACGAGGAGGCGGGCCTGGGAGGGGAGCGAGGCGGTGGCGGTAATAACAACAacggcaccagcagcagcagcagcaccagcagcagcagcagtggcagcagcagcggcagcgatGATGCGTCGCACGACCGCCGGCGCGTCGAGGTCAGCGAGGCCAAGCCGCAGCTTGCCGCCGGTCGGATGGGCGGGCTCTTCCAGGTGATGAGTTCCGACGGGAGGGAGCAGAGGAGGAAAAAGAAGGATAATCACCACCTTAGGGTCTCGGGCATGGACACCACGCGGTTGACTATACAGTGTGAGACGGTCATGAGCGTCTCGGTCGAGATGGACCCCGACATGATGAACCGGTCACAGGCGAGCTTGACGAGCGAATTTTCAGCGATCGACACGGCATACAGTGGGCCATCGAGGATATCACAGTCGTGATTTGCAGcgccttgtttttcctgagctgtatatttttttttcctttcttctatCTTATTTTCTTCCGCTTCCCTTGAGCGAATGGAACCAACGTGTTACTGACCTCCAAAAATGGGGGGGCAGCCGGGCGATTTGTTTTTCCCTTGCCACAGCGCTGTAATCTGAACGCGAGGAAATGTCAACTAGTAGCCTGACTTTTAATGTAGCTTTCCAACAAGCTTTAATGATATTTTTGTTACATATTTGTTTGTACTTGTGTTTGTCCCTATTTCCCACCGTTGTCTCCAGTTCTTCCAGAAAGCCCCGGGCTTTTTGCGTCTGAACTTGTGGCCCCATCTACAATAGTGCTATAGTATGAACGCCTAGCCAGAACCCCCAAGACCAGAATTTCAGAGTAACAAAAACAGTGGATACAACCCATCCATCTACCACCTATGGTGCACTCGCGGTTTCTACTGGTAGCAGTTCGCACCATCTATTACTTGATGGGCAGACACATTTCGAAGTTCTGAACCAACAGCCGGCCGAGATCTCAGTTCCTTGTCCCTCTGCATGAGCTGcacccaagaaaaaaatctGGCAACTCAGTAAACCGAAGAAAAGCACATGGGTGTCCATCAAAAGTGCCAAAAAAACCATTTGCCACCCGGCCCAACCCCACTACAGCCAGCCTCAACGTGCAAAATTGGCGATAAAAGATGGGATAAACCGGAGGAAAGCAACAGGAAACTCTACCTACTCCTGTCACGTGGAACTGCTAGTAGGCATGGATTCCTCCCCTCCATGCCGCCGATTATATCGGGATGTGGGTAGCTCCCCGGTCATGGTTGCGGGGGAGGCTCAGCACTTTGGGGCTTTGACAGAAGCTGAATGGCAAACCATCGGGGTGCACCAAGACGTCAATGTACCAGGTAGGAATTATCATGCAACAGTAGTACACCTTTTCGGGGATGCAAACCTGACTACTTGCGAAAAAATAGTACTCATCTGCCAGGCATTTTCGCGGTTCGCCTAGGCTGTCAGGGGTTACCCCTTGAACGTTTTGCTCGTGTGTTTACACGTACATGTTTTGTTTCATGTCTGTTGTTTCATTCGAACGCACTTGCTTTTGATCAGATAAATTCCCGACCACTCGATCTACTTGGTCGTGCCTCCatgccaaaagaaaagaagggcTTTTTTTCTAAGTACGTGGTAACCTGTAGCTACCATGTGGACGCACGTTGCGGATGCTGTACATGTCAAAGAGTGACAAGTTTCCCACGCCCTGCAAGCATGGAACTACTCCTCAAATTGTCAGCTTTGCATGATTTTTTTTACTTGGCATTTAGCTAGTTTGCATCCTGCAAGATCCCACGTATTGCCCTGACAAGAGCCGCAAAAAGCCAGTTTGTCACGCCATCACGGCATGGTTCACCAACCCCGACGGACTCTACCCCAGGCTACTGCAGCTCGCTGCAGACAaacgttattttttttaaaaaaaaatgcacACTTGACAGCTCTGCAGTACATTGTCCTCCCTCCTTACTTCCCGGCGGACCATTCAGCCCCGTCACCATGTTGGAACCACCAGAGTCAGGTGTGCTGCCCGTCATCGAGATCCGATCATGAATGGTACTCGTGTCATCCCTTGGCCCAGGCGAGGTGACCCCGAGGCGCCTAGATAACCTTTTAAGTGCCAAGTAGAGCCGTCTCGGATGTTTcggagcctttttttttctcttattATTTTCTTCGATATAAGGTTAAGAATGCCTACCCTTTTGTGGATCACGCACGGATCCAAGTGCCGTGCTAGGTAGGACTGAAGCAGGAAGGCGTTGGACTCTAAAACACATTCGCTTGTGCATCCGTTCCAACTACCACGATCAAGGAACGGTGGTGGTGTCAAAGCAACGAGACGTGATCATTCACCTTAATGGACATGGGAGGTCTGATTCAGGTTCTTGACGTCCAAGGTATCCCGTCGTCGGATACGTAGAGATGCGCCAAATAAAAACTAAGAATGGTAGGAACCACATCTTACACTTTTTTTCCAGACGGGGAAAGCAAAGATGGAAATCCTGGCCTGGACTAGGAAACCGAAATCAAGATGACATTTTCTCGCCCCCCCTCGGTGTGTCTGCAGCCTTTAGAGTCGATCGCACGCCGTAAACTTGATCCCATCTCCTGGCGGACAGCAAAGGCTCCGGCGCGCGTAATCCTGGAAGAGGCGGCAGAGGAGGCACGACACCTGCAAACCCGACTCGGTCCTTGAAGCTCGATAGTTTGTCGGCTTGTGGGCGACATGGAAGAATCCGCGTTGCCAATCCCTTTATCCCAGAGCCGGGGAGCAAACCGCCTAGACCTGCCCCAGCTGCTTATTCCCGCACCCAAGACACTGCGTCCCCATTCTACATGGCCGAGCGTGAATGCGCTAGGCCTGGAGTATCCCGTCGACAGAAAATCAAGGCTTGGACGTTGATCGATCCCCGCGGCCGACGCCAAGGCGCTGGCTTCCACGAACAAGTTTTGCTCACGATGGCTGGGATGTGACGCTCCGGGCATGATATCATGGCATGTTGGCAAAGGCTCATACTTGAACCTGGCTTGCACTTCCCGCTCTTCTTACATCCCAACCCCCTGGTACTCCTTGGTCCTTGGTAGATTTAACCCTTTCGCCCTGAATGGTGACCAGCAATTGGTCTCAGTCACTAGAGAATTCCGGAGTGCACCTCCGTAATCTGGACAAGAAGGATGCATCCCACCCCAGCCTGCTTCTACAACTATTGATCCTGAATCTTGTTCTGAGCCAAGCTGTAGATAAAGCATATTTAAAGCGGGCTACGCGGACAAACGTCATCTTTGGTTCATTGTTCATCCGCGGTGCTTGTATATTGAGTTTGAAAAGTCCCCTTTTTCGTGTCTTGTCTGCAACATAGCGCAAACTTGTAAAAGAAAAGACGCAAAAATGTGGCGAAAAGGTCAATGCCGGAAATCATTGCTGCATATGATGCTGTCTGAAAAGCCGGGGGACGATGTCTTGTCACTAATGCATGTCGGGAGTCAATTTAGATCACCGATGTGCTCTCTGCTGGTCCCAGTCATGGGCAAAAAAAGGTTAATGATGGTTCAACAGGCGAGTTGACACAGTTCGCCATGCAGATTGCCTGTCTCCTTCAATAAGCTTGTAACCTTGTTTGCACTGGACTCGAATGAGGAAACAAAAGAGGGCAAAATGTTACTCATGACTCTATCAGAACGGTGTTCCTTTGATTGCGGAGCAAGTTAGGTCATGCGTACAAAATGGTGCTTTGTAAGCGGTGCTACCTCCTCTTTCGATAGCATGCGGTCAAAGTCAGCATGGCCGATGAGACTTTGCACACTACGCGGCCAGTCAGTTAGCACATATTATCACGTCTGGCGAAGAAGGTTCGAGGAACTCTTTAATCATCAAACATGGCCACTTCTAACTTCTAACAGAGTCTTGGCGAAAGCTGTTTACCATTCGTCGGCTATTTTCTTTCTCGATGCATGGGCCGTAGAGATGCACAGTCCAGCCAGCTTTCGGATATTCCAAAGGATATTCCAAGAGTCCAAGGAAGGCCTGTTGCTACTTGCAAGTTACCCTGATTAGCATTACGCAAGTCGAATGTAGCCGACTCTCAAAAATGAATATGCCCTCTTTTTGATTATGCCAACAGTCATGATTTTGAATCCCAACATCATACGACGGGAGCCGGGTTTGGGATTGACAGGAGTAAATGGGCAACTCAATGCAAATTCGAGCAACCCAAGTATCAGTACTGCCTACGCAGTACCATGATAGAAACTCATCGCGAGAGTGTGGATGTTGGAGATAAGCGGTCTTTTGCTCGCCCTGGGCATTATTGGGGCTTTCACCCATGTCCTGAGCGGCAACGACAACAAACGTCTACCAGAGAAGGTATCATATTCTTTCTCTGATATGGGGAACTTaaacaaagaaagcaaaTGTTGACAGATAATAAGTCACAGATTCCCCGTCGTCTCACCACCAATTACATCATGGAGCTCACCCCGGACTTGAAGGCTACCATGTACAACGGACTGACGCACCGTTGAGCAGACAGCTAGCAGGTTACTGAATTCGTTAGCGGAAAACTCCACCGCCATGCGCGTGCCATGTCGCCTCCCCGATCAAGACACCATATGCACGGCACAAAACCTGAGCTCCGTCCCACGGAGCCCAGCATCGAGCTCAGCGAGGACGTCAAGGAGAGTGAGGACCACGGGCGAAGTCGAGGGCTTTGGCCGCAGTCAGGTGTGGGAGACGGCCGTCTGCACGGTGCCGTCCTGGCGGTGGCTGCCGTTCCCGGCTGTGCTGGTCGTCTTGACGGTGGGTCTGCTAATTGGTCTTGTTACAGTCGCTTGGAGGGACCATGACCTCCCAGAGCCCGGAACGATTGAATGCTCGAGAATATGCCGCTCGCAGCTGGCCAGCCTGGCCTAAAGCCGACCGCTTCGACTCGCCAGCTTAGCCTGTCTCTGCACAGTCGCCCGGCCCGCTCGTTCGGACATTAACTATGTCCGCCGTCCCAGCAGAGTCATTCGTGGCCGGCAATGTACCAAAGTCTATAGTACATCAAAGTCCTAACTATACGCAGTCTACGTTGCGGTGGACTAAGTAGTAGGTCTAGATAGACTGACCCCCCTCGAGAATTACTTATAGGCAGAATTAGATAACAACCTCGAGTTATGGTGGATTAAGCACACATTCGTTGGTTCCCATCCAGCCAAAGCGACAAATACTGGACATACACATACGAATGAATAAGCCCCCTTGATTATTGATCCTCCGTTACCTAGATTCTAGTTCCTATTTCCGCCCCATAGCCCCTCCATCCACTACACCTGATGAACTGTAACAAAATCCGTCATCAAAGACATGAAGTTCCTTTTTGCATGACTGTAAGGCGCCTTTTTGAAGAAGCAGCTCCACGATATTTTGATGTCCACTGCGACAAGCAGCCTGCAGGGCATTGCCGTATTTGCCGCCTTGGGCGTTAACGTCGGCGCCGTGGTCAAATAACAGCTCCACAACCTCTTGGCTTCCTCTGGAACAAGCAGCCTGCAGGTCATTGCCGTATTTGCCGCTTTGGGCGTTAACGTCGGCGCCGTGGTCAAACAACAGCTCCCCAACCTCTTGGCTTCTTCTGGAACAAGCAGCCTGCAGGGCATTGCCGTATTTGCCGCCTTGGGCGTTAACGTCGGCGCCGTTTTTAAGAAGCATTTTAACGGTTGTTTGACTTCCATTGTAACAAGCAGCCTGCAGGGCATTGCCGTATTCGCCGCCCTGCGCGTTAACGTCGGCGCCGTTTTTAAGCAGCAGTTCCGCGATATTTTGATATCCATAGTAACAAGCAGCCTGCAGTGCACTACCGTGTGCGCCGGCTTGCGCGttgacgtcggcgccgtATGTAAAAAGCAGCTCCacgatttttttatttccgtTGTAACAGGCAATTTGCAAGGCATTACCGAAATAACCGCTTTGCGCGttgacgtcggcgccgtgTTCAAGCAGAAGTTCCGCGATATTTTGATATCCAGATTTACAAGCAGTGTCCAGGGCATTGTCGAGATCGCCTCGTTGCTCGTTGATGTTGGCGCTCTTTAAACACAGCGTCAATAAGTTTGGAAGCCGACCAAGGGCTAGTGTCTCAAATAGTCCGGCGTCTTCCTGCTCAAGTGGCAAATCATTGGTATAAATCCGCAAATGATTCAACCGCTGAAGCCATGCGTCTGGCCTCTGTATCCATTCTTCAATGGATGGTTTCTCGGCAATGTCGCAGGATTcgagaggatatgcctggtCAGTAGGCACAGCCGCTTCGGCATGAAAGAGGATATGGTGCGCAGCGTATCGAAGCAACGGAGTCTCGTGAAATAGCCAGCTGATGTTTTGCAGAGTTGCCGATGCAGTGACTGCCTGCTCGACGAGTTGCCAACAGCAACGCCAGAGTCTGCCATGGCTAGCCATAATTGGCTCAGGCCCCAAACTCGGATCAAGAGTTTGCAGGATTTTCTTTCGAAACAGAAAGTCCTTGACGGACAAATGGATGAACTGAACGGTGCCCCGTTCCCCTTTCCTAACCTCAATCAAGCCCTTGGAGGAAGTGGTGATTCGTCGCTTTATCACTTCGCGGCTAGGGAGAGGGATTCCGACTGCCGCTGCGAAAAGCTCCTTAGCCGTGAGTGGCTCCTCGCTGAGAAGCACCCATTGGAGCATTCGAAGTGTCACAGCCTTTTCAGGGACATCTTGGCCCAAAATGGTGGAGAATAGCCTCTCCAAACCATCCGGGATTTCCTCCAAAATCCTCTTCATGCCTTCGATGCGGCCTTCGTCGTAAGCTTTGTTCAGCAGGGACACCACTATGACGACCCAAAGAAAAACGTTGCTGGCTCTTTGCACGATTTCAGCTTCCATCTCTTTATCGTTACCCCGTAACCATTTCCTGGTATACTTGGCAATATCTTCTCGATGATCTTGGTTCCCTTCCACTGCCAATTCGACAAACTTGTTCATTCGGATGGCTGGGTAATGGCGGCTCGATAAGCACATTTGCAGCTGCTTATCTGCTCGGGAGGGCTCCAGGCTCAGTGATTCGAGAAAATGGATCATGTTGCGAACTTCGTCATCGTCGCATTCGTCTAGAGCATCGATAAGCAGTAGAATGGGACGCGGTGGCTGCTGTACAGTAGAGTGTACGAATTGTTGAAGTTCCGATAAGCGCTATTCCAGTTGTGTATTATGGCAATGTATTTGCTTATCGCGAAACATCTCAACGAACTCGTCGTAGAGCGCGTTGTCGCTCCGCAGCAGCTGGTATACCATCGATCGCAGTAGGCCCAAAGCTGTCCTTTCAAGCCTGTCGCCTCGAGCGTTGAAAAAATGGGCTACGATGGTGTGGTGGCGAAAAAGGTCTCTTTGGAAGCGGCGAAAAGCATGTTTCATCAAGGTCGATTTTCCTGCGCCCGGCTTCCCTTTGATCCAAAGCACGCCATTGTGTGTGTCGCGGCATCCAGGGCCTTGCCATTGCTGGAACTCGGGCGATTCGAACAGCCACTCGCATGTTTCTGGATGTGGAGGAGCGATGTCGTTCTGACGAGCATCAATGTCGCGGAATGCAAGGGAACGGAAACAGGCTACCACTGGTTAGTGACCAAAGGCCGGTATAAATCAGGGACCACGAAAAACAacgggagggaaaaaaagagattacCGTTTCTTTCTTGTTCCGGCGAGAGTCGTCGCAAATTGCCTATCAAACTGTTAGACTTTGGACATTGGGCTTATGGCATGCAGGAGGGGTTCCCCTTACCAGATGCTTGATTGACGTTGATATGAGTGGTCCCTGAGAACTGGTTCCCGACAAATGCGTTGGTGGCTGCGGTTGACCCAAACGATTGAATTGGATTCGTGTCGGCCATTGTGATCGAAGTTTGCGTCGCCTGCAACTTCTTCCACATAGGCGAACCTGGTGTGAATTCTAGACTTTTGTGTGTGCCCAAGAAGATATGCCAAATCTTTCGTCGaaaaccaaagaaaaaaaaaggcatcgAATCTAGACTGCATGCCCACCATCTGC
The Pyricularia oryzae 70-15 chromosome 1, whole genome shotgun sequence DNA segment above includes these coding regions:
- a CDS encoding ankyrin repeat domain-containing protein; the encoded protein is MIHFLESLSLEPSRADKQLQMCLSSRHYPAIRMNKFVELAVEGNQDHREDIAKYTRKWLRGNDKEMEAEIVQRASNVFLWVVIVVSLLNKAYDEGRIEGMKRILEEIPDGLERLFSTILGQDVPEKAVTLRMLQWVLLSEEPLTAKELFAAAVGIPLPSREVIKRRITTSSKGLIEVRKGERGTVQFIHLSVKDFLFRKKILQTLDPSLGPEPIMASHGRLWRCCWQLVEQAVTASATLQNISWLFHETPLLRYAAHHILFHAEAAVPTDQAYPLESCDIAEKPSIEEWIQRPDAWLQRLNHLRIYTNDLPLEQEDAGLFETLALGRLPNLLTLCLKSANINEQRGDLDNALDTACKSGYQNIAELLLEHGADVNAQSGYFGNALQIACYNGNKKIVELLFTYGADVNAQAGAHGSALQAACYYGYQNIAELLLKNGADVNAQGGEYGNALQAACYNGSQTTVKMLLKNGADVNAQGGKYGNALQAACSRRSQEVGELLFDHGADVNAQSGKYGNDLQAACSRGSQEVVELLFDHGADVNAQGGKYGNALQAACRSGHQNIVELLLQKGALQSCKKELHVFDDGFCYSSSGVVDGGAMGRK